Sequence from the Salvelinus namaycush isolate Seneca chromosome 24, SaNama_1.0, whole genome shotgun sequence genome:
gATTCTGTGTTTTGTatatgcactgaacaaaaataaacgcaacaattccaaagattttactgaattacaattcatataaggaaatcagtcaattgaaataaattgattAGGCCCTAATCGATGGATTgcacatgactgggaaaacaTATGTATCTGTTAGTCACAGATGCATTTGATTGTTtttaaaggtaggggcgtggatcagaaaaccagtcagtatctggtatgacccccatttgcctcatgcagcatctccttcacatagagttgatcaggctgttgattgtggcctgtggaatgttgtcccactcctcttcaatggctgtgagaagtaACTGGATATtgacaggaactggaacacgctgttgtataCATCAAAACatgtgatggcagcggatgaacggcatgacaatgggcctcaggatctcgtcatggtatctctgtgcattcaaattgcaattgTGTTAGTTTACAGTAGCTTACGCCTGCTCATACAGTAACCCTACCGCTACCATGGGTCACTGCAaatcgctcgcccacacgacgcaaaatatgtggtctgcagttgtgaggccggttggacgtactgccaaattctctaaaacaacggaggtggcttatggtaatGAAATTAACATTGAATTATCTGCCAAcagtctggtggacattcctgcagtcagcatgccagttgcacgcTTCCTCACATTGCTCAATCACATATATTCAAATAcactcaccctcctcctcccatctGAAGAGAATCTATGTTGCCTTTAACAAAGTAGGAGTTCTCCCCAGTCCAGCAGTACATCTGAGCAAAGGAAAAGCAACACATTGGAAGTCAGGGAGAAAAGCAATGGCATCCAGCTCATATAAAGCATTAAACTTGAACATGGGTATAAGGATAACACACAGAGTATAAATATAACTATGTCTGACCTTGATCTCAGGGCAGAAGCTGAAGAGGAAGGTCTCTCCCGTGCCATAGCAGTGATCACTTACTCTGAAGGGATGGGTAGAGTATCCCCCAAACAACTAATGGGGGGaggataattttttttaaactcaagAGTCCAATACAAATTGGGCACCATTGTcattgtgtgtgtacctggttgtCCATGTCTTTGATGACCAGTAGCACAGGGCTGTCCACATCCAATAGGCTCCTGTACAGGGTCTTTAGGCTGGTCCCGTGTTCTGCCGTACTGTAAGCCAGTCTCCATGGATACCCCTGCACCCGCGCCGGCAGCCGACACGCAAGctgtgaggagagagaaaaacagattcTGGGAAGTGTGTGTCGATGTGCATTTCTGCATAGGTTGTGTAGGTGAAGTCACATGTTTGTTTTCTTGATTGAAAGTGTTGTGAGTCATGGCGTGTGTGTACcttctctatgtgtgtgtcctGTAGCAGAGTGCTAGGGTCACTGAGCATGGGCAGTGGATCCCCCGAAGGCTCTTCCCCTTCGTAACTGCCAAAAGTCTGCCTGCGCGTCGCCTCGTTGATGGTGATGATCTACGAACACGACCATGTACTGTTAGATACCTTAACCGTACAGTCAAAACTTGCTTAACCGTACAGTCAAAATATACTTAAATCGATAAAACTCATAGTCCAAACATTGAACACAGCTTGGTCCACACACCCACAAAATACTTGACCACAATGttaacatatcacagtcaaaatGCACTCATCCGAGGGATCATGCCGTGTGAACTCACCTCCCAGCTGTGAGGGGTCACGGGGTCACTGAAGAAGTTATCGATCACGTTGAGCTCGTCCTTCTCCACGACCACGAAGCCCTGCTCCCTGTCCACCTTACCGTACATGTCAGGAGACCATTGGACAAAAAACGCATATAGGTGGTCCACCCTGAAACACACCACACTTTTATGTTTCAGAACATTTATTGAAAGTTTATAAAATTGTGAACACACACCAGTTGTCATCGAGGTTCTGGCTGTGGTCTCATTGGTTGAACTCTCACCTCTCCTGGGGCACAGCAAACCAGTACTCCGGCTGCTTTCCTCTCGTGTGAGCGGGGCTGGATGACTGGCTAATGATGAAGGACTTCCTCATGGGCTTGCCCACCTTGAGGCAAAGGAACATGGGAGGGGTCTTACTCTTCTCCTCCGTGGACAGAAGCGTGTCTGCAGAGAATTTTGAAAAATTTGAAACATTGCAATACAAGAAACGACACAAAATGCTTGAAGTGTTTGTTAACACTCACTTTGGATGGGCGCCTGCATCCGCTCCAGCAGCCTGGACTTCACCTCCGCTTTGTTGCTCCTCTTCCGCTTCCCTTCCTCACTCAGCCCCTCTATCATTGGTCCGTTCTGCAGCTCGCCTGCAGGGCTGGGTTCCCAAGAAATACATTTTCCCGGAGCCTCAGCGGTCTCGCTGAAGCTCAGCTTCCTGTTTTGGTCCATTGCTGATTCTGATTGTTCGCTAATGCTAACACTGTTCACTAGTTGCCCTGTAGAGTTGTCATCTTTGTCTCGGCCTGTGGCTAGGCTAGCAGACTTCTCCTTCAAGAGTTCACCGTCTTTCTCAGTCTCTGATGAGACGGGCATTGATTCTGTCGTGTCCTCAATGGAGCTGTTCTGTACCAGTCCAtcatcctcctcccctctctgcgAGGTCAGTGGGACTGAGTCAGAGGGGGACTGGTCCTGGGACTTCAACCGTTTAGGGGTATTAGATCCTGGAGGCTCTCCTTGCTGGTCCGGGCTTGTAGCAGTGGCAGGTGGTCTGGATCCGCTTTTCGGTTCCTCAGCGCTCCCGTTCAAGGGAAGCTCCAGCTCTGTGAAAACCTCATCTGATGGAGACTTGTCTGCTGGATCACACTCTGCTCTCGCTATGACTGGGATATAAGAAACCATGCTGTTTTATTAAAATGACCACATGGATCAAAATATTGCTAAATTATTATTATGCACGAGGTAATTTGTTTTTTAACTACATGTGTATAATGATTCATTTTGATTTGCCATGATTCATCCTGATCCAATATAAGTCATTGTGTGTTATCTCCCAGTCATACCAGTCTCTGACAGGGCAGAGTTGATGTCGTCCAGGACGATGGGTCGTTTGGAGTCCAGCGCTTCGTAGCGGCTAAAGGGGTTGAGGTCCCACTCCCCGGGCCTGTACAGAGGACACAGATTCTGGGGTAGGTCTCTGTAGAGTGTCAGGGGGCACACCACAAAGCAggatgggaaaataaaaataattaattAAACAAAAGAAATGGAAATCATAAATGAACAGAAAGAAAATGCAACTGAAAAACAGAAAAATAAAAAGGGATTTCAAAAGGCAAAATAATAATACTACAAATAATAGTAACTGAGACAATGAACCAGttcaaaataaaatataatagATTATTCAAAAACTAAAGACAAAAACGAATCCGAGTCGTCTGCCCCTAGAATCTGGTACCGGAAATCAGTTCAACTTTCCAcctcagagagggaggagaaagaacaagtgagagagaggagtgcaGAAAGAGGTAGAAATAAGAAGAAAAAGTGTGACGCTTGAAGAGTCAGTAAGAAAAGCAAGGTTAAGATAAGATCAAGAAAGAACAAAAAGGGCTAGTTTAAATAGGGAGTGAAAGATGGACAGAGTGTGAAAGAGCTTCTCAAGATGGCAGGGTGGCTTCTTACAACGGCAACGCGTCCTTGAGCTTCATGCGGGAGATGTCGTCGTAGAGGGCCACagacaccacctcctccatgggGCAGAGCAGGCCGTACTCCTCACAACCGTGCTCGATCACCAGGGGGTCCGACTTGTGAGGGTCAAACATGATGTTGTTGGGCGTCACAATCATCACCCCTCCCACCACACCCTGGGAGACAATAAAACACATCAGTTTGAGTCTGCTGTGGTGGTCTTTAATGCAAAATGACCTACGGTTTGGCCACTTACCATTCCGTCAGTAAAGTACTTGCAGCTCATCTTAATGAACTTGACTGTGGCGGGGCTCTCGTCCTCGGACGGGGGCGACAGCAGCCGTCGTAATGGTCTTACTGACCTGCCGCTGGCGTCTCCATCCTGAAACATATTGAAAGGCAGCAGGGACAAGCACAGAACCAGGATCAAAGATTACTTTAGTATGGGTTATCTTAAAAAGGAGAACTGACTTACCTGTAACACCTTCTCTGATAGGCCGCTGGGGAAGGCGGGGTCAAAAGAACCCACAGACTGAGAGTCGGCACCCGATTGGCCCACGTCAGGAACAAACAGCTTCTGCAAAGGTGAAATACAGGCATGTTAGCTAGGATTTACAGCATGAAGTGGTGTGTAATGTGCTGAAACCTCACCTGTCCAGGATAAACACTACGGCAGAAGAGACGGTTGAGCTGCACCAGTTTGTTCGGGGTGATGTTAAACTTCAGAGCAATGCTGCTTAGAGATTCCTGGAGTCCCACCTGTAACATGAAGTTAAATCCTTGGTTATTTTTGATTACCAAAAGTATCAATCTACCCAAAGCAAAATGGAGCATGAGACTAAATCTACAGAAATCTTGCAAAGCATACAACTGGGGTGTCTTCATTAAGCCGATTTTGtcgcaaaacgttttgcaacagaaaccgTTTACTCCAAAACAGAAAACATTTTGCCATGAAaatgagtttctattggacaaattcaggtaggtccctctgTCCGTTCGCTCAGTTTGCTTCCATTTGGTTCTTAAAAATGGAAAACGGTTTCCATTGCTagacgtaatgaatacacccctgtatTTTCTGAAGAAAATGTTTGAGGTTTATTGTCCACATTGCTTTCCTAAGCTAGAGTCTTTGAAGTCAGAACCCCTTGGGTTTATGGGAGTTGTAGTGTGAGAGAGGAGTTCGTGAGGCATCACGGAGGCAGCCTGTACTAACGGTATACTCCACTGTCCCGGGGGGCCTCTTCTCTCTCTTGGCCTGGCTGCTCCCGTTGCTGCTGCCATCTGAAAGACAGCCACAGGTCACTGACACAGTAGAGAGATGACCGCCTTAGAGCAGCTCAATCAGAAACAAAAGCATGTATGCACAAACACAATAGTGCTTTAAAATTGAGCTATATTGGAATCTCTCACTAATTGCCAGAGCCAGTTTATTAAAAACACCCTCCCACTATGTCCTCTACTCCAGCTCCTACAGAAACAGTGGAGGGATGACTCAGCCTTGTACAGCTGTGAGGATTCCAGCCGTGGGTCACTGTACATTCAGAGATCACCTTTGGTACAGAGCTGTCACTTATTCACTACTGCATAGTGACTGGTAGCTTTATCAGATCGAGAAATAGTCATAAGATATGTTTGTTTTCTTTCTGTGTCCTGTTGTAGCTCTGAGTGAATGCAGTATAGGACTGAATAGACTCATTGGTCAGTAACTGCATACCTAGGATTATGGGGATATCTGTTCTGATTGAATTACATTGTTGTTTGTAAAGCCAATATGGAACAACCTCTAAATTAAAAGGCTGCACACGGTAAAGGCCTTAGCTTGAATCCTTTATAACCAGGCCTGGAGAAGACAGACACAGCAATAACACAGAGCTCTGTCTGTCCTTCAGTGAGTTGTCTGTCAGGGTTATGTGGGTTCTTTTGTCTAGATGCCCACACTGGGCTGGAGAGAAAAAGTACCGGGTTTAATTAGATTACTGACAGCAGTTtacacagctggcctggtactgACAGTACTGTGGCTAGTAGATTAACACGGGGTTAATGAAaggtctctaagctttacagacTACAGGCCCCGACATCAACGCTCGTCTGGGACAAGAAAAAAAATCAAATCTGACAAAAATAGATTTACAGTAAATTGTCCAAAAAACTAAATCAAACAATTACTCCGATCAGAATTGGATCAACATTGGCGTAATATTAAAATCTATTTTTCATGTACACAAATAAAAAAGTCCTACATGTCAAAGAGTAGGTGATATGCATATTGGCTACAGCCTCATGTCCAAACCGATTACATGACATGAGGAAGGTGAAGTATATGTAGTCAAACTTTAAATGACATaaatagtgcatttggaaagtatttagaccccttcacttttccacatattgttacattacagccttatttaaaattgactacacccccccacacactaaAACAGCTAATTTTTTCAACAAAAaagaactgaaatatcacatttacataagcattcagaccatttacttagtactttgttgaaccacctttggcagcgattagcctcgagtcttcttgggtttgacgctgcaagcgtggcacacctgtatttggggagtttctcccattcttctctgtagatcgactcaagctctgtcaggcttgatgggaagcgtcgctgcaaagccattttcaggtctctccagagatgttcgattgggttcaagttcgggctctggctgggccactcaaggtgccttttggcaaactccaagcgggctgtcatgtgccttttactttagagtggcttccgtctggccactaccacaaaggcttgattggtggagtgcttccagaaggacaaccttctccacagaggaaccctggagctctgtcagagtgtccttagggttcttggtcacctccctgaccaaggcccttctcccccgagtgctcagtttggccgggcggccagctctaggaagtttcccaaacttcttccatttaacaatgatggaggccactgttctttgggaccttccatgttgcagaaatgtttcggtacccttccccagatctgtgccacgacagaatcctgtctgagctctacagacaattccgtCGACCTCATGGTTTAGTTATTGCTCTGACAatctctgtcaactgtgggaccttatatagacaggtgtgtgcctttccaaatcatgtccaatcaatttaatttacaacagttggactccaatcaagttgtagaaacaacaaggatgatcaatggaaacaggatgcacttgagctcaatttcaagtcccATAGCAAAGAgattgaatacttatgtaattatgTTTTAGTTTTAataaaatgtgcaaacattttcaaaacctgtttgcactttgtcattatggggtagtgtgtgtagattgatgaagacatgtttttatttaatccattttagaataaggctgtaacgtaacaaagtgtgggaaaagtgaaggggtctgaatactttcccaatgcattGTTTAGGCTAAACTCCAGTaatgtttgacaaataaaatgaaGGATAATTAACATTCATGTCTAAAGGTTTGATTCTGTCAACATACGAGACACTGGCTTGTTCAGATAAATGGTCACAAGACCGGAGAGGACAATGCCTGTTGTGCACCGCAAATCACCCACCTTGAATCTGAGCAGAGATGGTCAGCAGTAACAAAATTGTTTAACCATAAACAAAAATGTTTAAAACCTGAATGTTTTTCATTTTATGAAGCATGTCTtacatttttcaaagtagcctagccaaaataCAACCATAGAAATGTTTagggaattattttataaacACTTCATATGCCATTAAAACCAGCATTATACTCATGTTCTTTTAGTTTTCAAATCGACTTTGTCATCTAGAAGCCATagacacaatcctagtcatattagtatcCCATGCATCTTCAGATCTCCCCCCTTTCTTAAATTTCTAAAggatattttcatctctgtcatGTGAAACCACTTGCGCAAGTGGTACGCTTTTGAGAACAGTGTTTAACCGcgaattgcattttggaacatttgcaTGTAGCCTACAGCCATGTGTGCATTGCTGAGCTTATAATATGAAGGAATAAACCTGTATCAACATTTTAGGCTAAACGGTCTGAACGGTTGCATCAGCCTCACTGCTtatacaatatatacagttgaattatacatacaccttagccaaatacatttaaactcagtttcacaattcctgacatttaatcctagtaaaaattccctgtcttaggtcagttaggatcaccaatttattttaagaatgtgaaatgtcagaataatagtagagaataatttagcttttatttctttcatcacattcccagtgggtcagaagtttatatacactcaattagtatttggtatcattgcctttacattgtttaacttgggtcaaacattttgggaagccttccacaagcttcccacaacaggttcggtgaattttggcccattcctcctgacagagctggtgtaactgagtcaggtttgtaggcctccttgctcgcgcacactttctcagttctgcccacaaattttctataggattgaggtcagggctttgtgatggctactccaataccttgactttgttgtccttaagccatttagccacaactttagaagtatgcttggggtcagtgtccatttggaagacccatttgcgaccaagctttaacttcctgactgatgtcttgagatgttgcttcaatatatccacataattttccatcctcatgatgccatctattttgtgacgtgcaccagtccctcctgcagcaaagcacccccacaacatgatgctgccagccccgtgcttcacggttgggatggtgttcttctgcttgcaagcctccccctttttcctccaaacataacgatggtcataatggccaaacagttccatttttgtttcatcagaccagaggacatttctccaaaaagtacgatctttgttcccatgtgtagttgcacagcgtagtctggcttttttatggcggttttggagcaatggcttcttccttgctgagcggcctttcaggtcgtgtcgatacaggactcgttttactgtggatatagatacttttgtacctgtttcctccagtatcttcacatggtcctatgctgttgttctgggattgatttgcactttttgtaccaaaatacgttaatctctaggagacataacgcatctccttcctgagcggaatgatggctgcgtggtcccatggtgtttatgcttgcgtactattgtttgtacagatgaacatggtaccttcaggcgtttggaaattgctcccaaggatgaaccagacctgtggaggtatacatttatttatttttttctgaggtcttgcctgatttcttttgattttcccatgatgtcaaggaaagaggcactgagtttgaaggtaggccttgaaatacatccacaggtacacctccaattgactcaaattatgtcaattagcctatcagaagcttctaaagctatgacattttctggaattgtccaagctgtttaaaggcacagtcaacttagtgtatgtaaacttctgacccactgtaattgtgatacagtgaattataagtgaaataatctgtctgtaaacaattgttggaaaaatgacttgtgtcatgcacaaagtagatgtcctaaccgacttgccaaaactatagtttgttaacaagaaatgtgtggagtggttgaaaaacaagttttaatgactccaacctaagtgtatgtaaacttccgacttcaactgtatatatgcagTCTATGAATTTTGACTGTCGTCACAGTCCCAGAGTGTTTTGAACCATCCTAGACATTTTTAACGCCCTTCATTATTTtataaaaagagaaaaaaaagtatttggttgtaattgtAATGTTGCAATATTTTACAGGCTACCAAAGGTGGCCATCCATCCTTCAGGATAgctttaaaggggcagtgttatattttgagacaggcttgagtATGCAAAGAGTGTAGCCTACAtgtttgtctgattctctatggtaAAAATTATCATAATGCATTGTAAAGTGGTTCCTTGCATCATACTATGATGTAAACATGGTGTTACAGACCTTTATTTTTTTTGGACTAGTGACTTGAGCCCTCAGAGTTTTTTtctttacataaaaaaaaaaaaaaaaaatgtggctAACAAGTGGCAAAAAAGTTACAGGTCAAGGCCTGGACTAGCTATAGAAGACCTGTCGGTCATTGAAGGAGACTACCATTTTAGTTAAAAAACAACACAGATAGAAATACTGTTAGATTAAAACGacatttgattagatatattaGTGTTGAATAAAGACACTTATTAGGCTACTTGTGACAGTAATATAAGTTCACAAATGATTGATGTATATTAGTTACTCCTTTATACACAGCACACTTCTAATGTAATCATGATAATGTGCTATGCCATTGCAAGACATGGAAAATTCCACTTGCCAACTGGCTGTTCCTCCATCCAACCACAGGAATCTGAAGGGAGAGCTGAGGATATTCATCACATTGTCCTAAAATCTGCCCCAAAAAACTGCCAAAACTAAAAACAGAAGAGAATCTAGTCAGAAACTTCCTTGATAAGATGATCATTCTGACCCTCTGTTCATAACAGGGGGTCATGTGCCTCAGTGCCTAGGGAAAGTTCCTGTGTGTGACTGAGTTTTACCTGAGCCTCCAGGCAGGTTAGGTTTAATCCTCTCCAGGGGTTCAGAAAAAGCAGGGTCTGGGCAGGAGATGACGGGCATCTTTGCGGACGAATCCGACCGGTTCTGCTCAGCCACTGCCTTCCCTGATTGGCTCTGCTTGAGCTGTCTCCGCCTCTTCAGCCTGAGGTTATGGAGAAAGAGGGCAATTTGTTTACTCAGACTTATAAACATTTGATTTCCTTTGCTTGCTCACTTTCTCTCCCTACCTTTCTCCccaccttcctctctctgctccccttTTCCCTGATTAACCATTGATAGGTCAGGCGATGACATCATAGCATCTCCCACCCCCGCCTAGGTTCATTAAAAGGGGAAGCTAGAACAAAGCTACAATCACCCAGTATACACAGGGATAGTGCTAGGCCTATGCGACTGACTGAAACAGGTTGCAAACAAGGCCCAGGCAGTGTAAGCCCAGTATAGAAagttggaaagagagagatagggaagtCAACATTCAAGGAAAACCAATGCTGTACAGACAAAGGATGTGTGAAAATGAAGAAGCTGAGAGATATAGAGCCTCTAATGGAGGAGCACTGGGCAGTGGATCAATACGTTTGGAGACACGAGACAAACGGATACAGCGCTGGTCTTTTAATAGCTTCTCTGCCATTACGGATACTGCAGAGCAACCGACATCTAGTAAACGTTTTAGGATTTCACCAGCAAATGCCACACTACCATCCTGTTTCACACAGGGACATTTCCACAAGCGGAATGTATAGATTTCCTTTGGCGCTCTACCATTTTGTCTCACTCTTGCTTTTTCTCTATCCTGGTTACAGAGAAATGTTTGGCCTGCCTGTGTACCCACTCAAGCACAGCCACAGATAACGCAAAACAAACACCTTCCCAAAAACAACAACAGGACAGAGAGCCAGGCTCTCATGCTTCAGCTACTTACAGGGATAGAAAACAAAAAATTTAGAAACAATAGTAATAATGTAAAATCAACCGGGACCGGCTGTTGGGCCATCCTGTGACTGTCCTGGAGGCCAGTCCTGGAGGCCATATGACAAAATATGGTGACATAACAGGCAGCCATTTCACAGTGTCTCTTACGTTCGCAAGCACTCCGCAATCCTGAATGGCCATTGCACCCTGCTCAGtggacaggaagagagggagagcaggagatGCTAGCTGAGGCGGTGTGGTCAAAAGGAATAAGAGGTCAAAAGAAACAAGAGGTCCTTCCTCCCTCCATGTTCTCGCTCCTCGGGCTATACAGTCTCCTCTCCATGCAATACTGAGGTTATTAGCCTAGCTCTAGCCTGAAAGGTATGGGATGCATCTCGGAGACACAGCAGAGGGATGTAACGAGTGCACCTATCAACGTGTTGTCAGCCTGCACTTGAGACTATGTACGTAGTCTGCGTGTGtacgtatgtacagttgaagtcagaagtatatatacacacaccttagccaaatacatttaaacccagtttttcacaattcctgacatttaatctgagtaaaaattccctgtcttaggtcatttaggatcaccactttattttaagaatgtgaaatgtcagaataatagtagagaaaataatttatttcagcttttatttatttcatcacatacCCAGTCGGTCAGACATttacattagaggtcgaccgattaggatttttcaacgtcgataccgattattggaggaccaaaaaaagccgataccgattaaaatcggccaatttttaaaatg
This genomic interval carries:
- the LOC120019034 gene encoding nuclear receptor coactivator 7-like; protein product: MEKRERKPGYFARLKRRRQLKQSQSGKAVAEQNRSDSSAKMPVISCPDPAFSEPLERIKPNLPGGSDGSSNGSSQAKREKRPPGTVEYTVGLQESLSSIALKFNITPNKLVQLNRLFCRSVYPGQKLFVPDVGQSGADSQSVGSFDPAFPSGLSEKVLQDGDASGRSVRPLRRLLSPPSEDESPATVKFIKMSCKYFTDGMGVVGGVMIVTPNNIMFDPHKSDPLVIEHGCEEYGLLCPMEEVVSVALYDDISRMKLKDALPLDLPQNLCPLYRPGEWDLNPFSRYEALDSKRPIVLDDINSALSETVIARAECDPADKSPSDEVFTELELPLNGSAEEPKSGSRPPATATSPDQQGEPPGSNTPKRLKSQDQSPSDSVPLTSQRGEEDDGLVQNSSIEDTTESMPVSSETEKDGELLKEKSASLATGRDKDDNSTGQLVNSVSISEQSESAMDQNRKLSFSETAEAPGKCISWEPSPAGELQNGPMIEGLSEEGKRKRSNKAEVKSRLLERMQAPIQNTLLSTEEKSKTPPMFLCLKVGKPMRKSFIISQSSSPAHTRGKQPEYWFAVPQERVDHLYAFFVQWSPDMYGKVDREQGFVVVEKDELNVIDNFFSDPVTPHSWEIITINEATRRQTFGSYEGEEPSGDPLPMLSDPSTLLQDTHIEKLACRLPARVQGYPWRLAYSTAEHGTSLKTLYRSLLDVDSPVLLVIKDMDNQLFGGYSTHPFRVSDHCYGTGETFLFSFCPEIKMYCWTGENSYFVKGNIDSLQMGGGGGQIGLWVDADLYHGTTSSCATFHNQPLSPQKDFTIHSVEVWAFE